The following are from one region of the Corynebacterium hindlerae genome:
- a CDS encoding DivIVA domain-containing protein, with product MYRVFEALDEMVQTVEQAYGVPMTANCMVPRNDMLALLDDLRNALPVEIDDAQDVLDQKDEIIRGAEERAAEIVGDADAEATDLISRARHDSDTMLGDAENRAHAMVSKAQDDADRIVEDARRDATALVDRATAEAERLDKQARESYDRAVEEGLAEQHRLVSEAEVVRRANEEAHRVVDAAHADSNRLRQECDMYVDGKLAEFEESLSATLRAVSRDRTAIRRGAGATGSAPRREDH from the coding sequence ATGTACCGCGTATTCGAAGCTTTGGATGAAATGGTTCAGACCGTCGAGCAGGCCTACGGCGTGCCCATGACGGCGAATTGCATGGTGCCACGCAATGACATGCTGGCGCTTCTCGACGACCTCCGCAACGCACTCCCTGTCGAAATTGATGACGCGCAGGATGTGCTTGACCAAAAAGACGAGATTATTCGCGGTGCCGAAGAACGTGCCGCTGAAATTGTGGGCGACGCAGACGCTGAGGCCACTGACCTCATCTCTCGTGCCCGCCACGACTCCGACACCATGCTCGGTGACGCCGAAAATCGCGCTCACGCGATGGTGTCCAAGGCTCAGGATGACGCGGATCGGATCGTGGAAGATGCCCGTCGCGACGCCACTGCCCTGGTCGATCGCGCCACCGCGGAAGCTGAGCGCCTGGACAAGCAGGCTCGGGAATCTTACGATCGTGCGGTCGAAGAAGGGCTCGCCGAACAGCACCGCCTGGTCTCCGAGGCCGAGGTCGTGCGCCGTGCGAACGAGGAAGCCCACCGCGTCGTCGATGCGGCGCATGCGGATTCCAACCGCCTTCGCCAGGAATGCGATATGTACGTCGACGGCAAACTCGCAGAATTTGAAGAGTCCCTCAGCGCCACGCTGCGCGCCGTCTCGCGTGACCGCACCGCAATTCGTCGCGGTGCGGGAGCTACCGGATCCGCACCGCGCCGAGAGGACCACTAG
- a CDS encoding LacI family DNA-binding transcriptional regulator, protein MNTPANLKDVAEAAGVSISTASRALAGKTSISEKTRSRVQQVARELNYQPNVQARGLRSARTNIIGLTIPSLTNPYFATMAATIQERAAANGHTTLITTSNEDPEQLKQAIYSMSQMRVDGMIVVPSENSKSLLMNIQRAGTPVVLIDRELPGTPLPSYASQALPGITAAVAELTARGHTRIGYLSGPVETSTGAQRLAAFEQICAHTGTSNDFIFRGGYDVKKGWDGAQALLHRGITALIAGDSMMTFGALDYCYQHGINIGTDLAFVGFDDLVYMSLQPAPISVIDQNVVAMSEHAYDGLVRLIGGADPPDQAVVLDTTYISRASTRCTPPTTTRR, encoded by the coding sequence ATGAACACCCCCGCGAACCTGAAAGATGTCGCCGAAGCCGCCGGCGTGTCCATCTCCACGGCCTCCCGCGCTTTGGCAGGAAAAACATCCATCTCTGAGAAAACCCGCTCGCGCGTGCAACAGGTGGCCCGGGAGCTCAACTACCAGCCCAACGTGCAAGCCCGGGGCCTACGCAGCGCCCGCACCAACATCATCGGGCTCACCATCCCGTCGCTCACCAACCCCTACTTCGCCACCATGGCCGCGACCATCCAGGAACGCGCCGCCGCCAACGGCCACACCACCCTCATCACCACCAGCAACGAGGACCCGGAGCAGCTCAAACAAGCGATTTATTCCATGTCGCAGATGCGGGTGGACGGCATGATCGTCGTCCCAAGCGAAAATTCCAAGTCGCTGCTCATGAACATCCAACGCGCAGGCACCCCGGTCGTACTCATCGACCGCGAACTGCCAGGCACCCCACTTCCCAGCTACGCGTCGCAGGCCCTGCCCGGTATCACGGCGGCCGTCGCTGAACTGACAGCGCGGGGCCACACCAGGATCGGTTATCTTTCCGGGCCAGTGGAAACTTCCACGGGCGCGCAGCGCCTAGCCGCTTTCGAGCAGATCTGCGCACACACAGGGACCAGTAACGACTTCATTTTCCGTGGCGGCTACGACGTCAAAAAGGGCTGGGACGGTGCGCAAGCTCTCCTCCACCGTGGTATCACCGCGCTGATCGCCGGAGATTCCATGATGACCTTCGGAGCGCTGGACTACTGCTACCAACACGGCATCAACATTGGCACGGACCTAGCCTTCGTCGGATTCGACGATCTGGTCTATATGTCCTTGCAACCAGCGCCAATTTCGGTGATCGACCAAAACGTTGTCGCCATGTCAGAGCATGCCTACGACGGGCTCGTGCGCCTCATCGGAGGCGCCGATCCGCCTGACCAAGCTGTTGTTTTGGACACGACTTACATTTCCCGGGCGTCGACACGCTGCACGCCACCCACAACCACCAGGAGGTGA
- a CDS encoding sugar ABC transporter ATP-binding protein has translation MSQPAPIMRLENISKSFGPVTVINGVSLDVRPGKVQALLGENGAGKSTLIKMMAGVYQPDSGRIIVDDKEVHLPTTKSAEDLGIATIHQELNLVPTMSVAENILLGRTPSRFGLVNFRHLRAEAKAALRMIGLDVDLDTPVGDLGIARQQLVEIAKALSMNARILILDEPTAALTGKEVDQLFSVVDQLRDKGVAMVFISHHLDELARIADTISVLRDGNFVAEVPADTPENELVRLMVGRDIDDQYPHEPQEPGAPLLHVSGLSSEGKFSDVSFTVHAGEVVGLAGLVGAGRTEVVRAIAGADKVDSGSVLIDGRPLKLGDVATAINAGIGHVPEDRKGQGLVLDATVGENLGLATLRSTSRLGIADRSGQTKRASTVAEKLRIRMASIHQPIRDLSGGNQQKAVFGRWVLAGSKVLLLDEPTRGVDVGAKVEIYNIINKVTAAGGAVLMVSSDLPEVLGMSDRILVMSGGKIAGELPPTASQDDVMTLAVANLTSAVRPDADPQQELSS, from the coding sequence ATGTCACAACCAGCACCCATCATGCGACTTGAAAACATCTCAAAGTCCTTCGGGCCGGTGACCGTGATCAATGGCGTCAGCCTGGATGTGCGCCCTGGTAAAGTACAGGCTCTCCTCGGGGAGAACGGCGCTGGCAAGTCCACACTGATCAAGATGATGGCTGGCGTGTACCAGCCAGATTCCGGACGCATCATTGTGGATGACAAGGAAGTGCATCTGCCCACCACTAAGTCCGCGGAGGACCTCGGCATCGCCACGATTCACCAGGAGCTCAACCTGGTGCCCACGATGTCGGTGGCCGAAAACATCCTGCTCGGGCGCACGCCCTCACGCTTCGGATTGGTGAATTTCAGGCACCTCCGGGCTGAGGCAAAAGCAGCGCTGCGAATGATTGGCCTGGACGTTGACCTTGATACCCCGGTGGGTGACCTGGGCATCGCCCGCCAGCAGCTAGTGGAGATTGCCAAAGCGCTGTCCATGAACGCCCGCATCCTTATCCTCGATGAGCCCACCGCAGCTCTCACTGGCAAAGAGGTCGACCAGCTTTTCAGCGTGGTGGATCAGCTGCGGGACAAAGGCGTGGCGATGGTGTTCATCTCCCACCACCTGGATGAGCTCGCCCGCATCGCTGACACGATTTCCGTGCTGCGTGACGGCAACTTCGTCGCAGAGGTCCCCGCCGACACCCCGGAAAACGAGCTGGTCCGCCTCATGGTTGGCCGCGACATCGACGACCAGTACCCGCACGAACCTCAGGAGCCCGGCGCGCCACTGCTGCACGTCAGTGGTCTGTCGTCTGAAGGCAAGTTCAGCGATGTCAGCTTCACTGTTCACGCCGGTGAGGTGGTGGGGCTTGCCGGTTTGGTGGGCGCAGGACGCACCGAGGTGGTGCGAGCTATCGCGGGCGCGGACAAGGTGGACTCGGGCAGTGTGCTTATCGACGGCCGTCCCCTCAAACTCGGTGACGTGGCGACGGCGATCAATGCTGGTATCGGTCACGTGCCAGAAGACCGCAAGGGCCAGGGCCTGGTCCTGGATGCCACCGTTGGGGAGAACTTGGGGCTCGCCACGCTGCGCTCCACTAGTCGCCTAGGGATTGCTGATCGGTCCGGGCAAACGAAGCGCGCCTCGACGGTGGCTGAGAAGTTACGTATCCGCATGGCCTCTATTCACCAGCCCATTCGGGATCTATCTGGCGGCAATCAGCAGAAAGCGGTGTTTGGCCGCTGGGTTCTGGCAGGTTCGAAAGTGTTGCTGCTTGATGAGCCGACCCGTGGCGTAGATGTGGGCGCGAAAGTGGAGATTTACAACATCATCAACAAGGTAACTGCTGCTGGTGGTGCCGTGTTGATGGTCTCTTCTGATCTGCCTGAGGTGCTCGGTATGTCCGATCGCATCCTCGTCATGTCCGGCGGGAAGATCGCCGGAGAATTACCGCCCACCGCGTCCCAAGATGACGTGATGACGTTGGCGGTTGCCAACCTCACCAGTGCTGTTCGCCCCGACGCTGATCCACAACAGGAGCTTTCCTCATGA
- a CDS encoding ABC transporter permease has protein sequence MTTATTRTPASRRAINWMMDNGALVGLIALCITLFIATPHFLTVNNFVNIGIQAATVAILAFGMTFVIITAGIDLSVGSVAALGAMVSASFFTEVGLPGWLTLVIGLLIGVLAGSICGCATAFGKIPSFIATLAMMSIARGATLVISQGSPMATADEVNFLGSTVAGVPVPIVMMIIAGLVCWFILERTVLGRSMYAIGGNLEAARLSGLPVKKIQITVFALSGLFASLAGLVMAGRLSSAQPQAGAGYELDAIAAVVIGGASLAGGSGKATGTLVGAMLLAVIRNGLNLLNVSSFWQQIVIGLVIALAVGFDVIRNKTAN, from the coding sequence ATGACCACCGCAACTACTCGTACACCAGCATCACGCCGGGCCATCAACTGGATGATGGACAACGGTGCTCTTGTTGGCCTCATCGCGCTGTGCATTACCCTGTTCATTGCCACGCCACACTTCCTTACCGTAAATAACTTCGTCAACATCGGCATCCAAGCTGCGACGGTGGCGATCCTCGCCTTCGGCATGACGTTCGTCATCATTACCGCTGGCATCGACCTCTCGGTGGGGTCCGTGGCGGCCCTGGGCGCCATGGTGTCCGCCTCCTTCTTCACCGAGGTGGGGCTGCCTGGTTGGCTCACGCTGGTGATCGGACTGTTGATCGGTGTCCTCGCCGGTTCGATCTGTGGCTGCGCCACGGCCTTTGGCAAGATCCCCTCTTTCATCGCCACCTTGGCAATGATGTCGATCGCGCGTGGCGCAACCTTGGTGATCTCCCAGGGCTCCCCTATGGCCACCGCTGATGAGGTGAACTTCCTGGGTTCCACCGTCGCTGGCGTACCTGTTCCGATCGTGATGATGATCATCGCTGGCCTGGTGTGCTGGTTCATCCTGGAACGCACGGTGCTGGGCCGGTCCATGTACGCCATTGGCGGCAACTTGGAAGCAGCTCGGCTCTCCGGCCTGCCGGTGAAGAAGATCCAAATCACCGTGTTTGCCTTGTCCGGTTTGTTCGCCAGCTTGGCTGGTTTGGTGATGGCTGGCCGCCTGTCGTCGGCCCAGCCCCAGGCCGGCGCTGGCTATGAGCTGGATGCCATCGCGGCTGTCGTCATTGGTGGCGCGTCATTGGCCGGTGGCTCCGGCAAAGCTACGGGAACTCTCGTCGGCGCCATGCTCCTTGCGGTGATCCGCAATGGTCTGAACCTCCTCAATGTCTCCTCCTTCTGGCAGCAGATCGTCATCGGCCTGGTGATCGCTCTCGCGGTCGGGTTCGACGTCATCCGAAACAAAACTGCCAACTAA
- a CDS encoding D-ribose ABC transporter substrate-binding protein codes for MSLARKTLAIASVLALSLSVTACNRGESGAESVTLALSTQSNPFFVELRDGAQHKADELGVKLSIQDASDDASTQADQLKNAETSGAGVVIVNPTDSDAVGPAVKSLNNAKIPVIAVDRSSNEGEIASYIASDNIAGGKQAAEALAKSIGEEGEVLVLQGIAGSSASRDRGKGFEQGIAAFPNIKVVAKQTANFDRTEGLNVTTNLLQAHPNVKAIFAENDEMALGAIEALGAKAGKDVKVFGFDGTADGVAAVKKGTLTGTIAQQPAELGAKAVEQAKALLEGKTAEKEIPVEVVTVDATNVAEFK; via the coding sequence ATGTCTCTCGCACGTAAAACCCTCGCCATCGCTTCCGTCCTGGCTTTGAGCTTGTCTGTCACTGCCTGCAACCGCGGTGAGAGTGGCGCTGAATCCGTCACCTTGGCGTTGTCCACCCAGTCCAACCCATTCTTCGTGGAGCTGCGTGATGGTGCGCAGCACAAAGCCGATGAACTGGGCGTCAAGCTCAGCATCCAGGACGCCTCCGATGATGCCTCCACCCAGGCCGATCAGCTGAAGAACGCTGAAACCTCCGGCGCTGGCGTTGTGATCGTGAATCCGACTGACTCCGATGCCGTGGGCCCTGCTGTCAAATCCCTCAACAACGCGAAGATCCCGGTGATCGCTGTGGACCGCTCCTCTAATGAAGGCGAGATTGCGTCCTACATTGCCTCCGACAACATCGCCGGTGGCAAGCAGGCCGCTGAGGCACTGGCTAAGTCGATCGGTGAGGAAGGCGAGGTGCTTGTGCTGCAAGGTATCGCGGGTTCCTCCGCTTCCCGCGACCGCGGCAAGGGCTTTGAGCAGGGCATCGCAGCGTTCCCGAACATCAAGGTGGTGGCTAAGCAAACGGCCAACTTCGACCGCACCGAAGGCCTGAACGTGACCACGAACCTGCTCCAGGCTCATCCAAACGTGAAAGCAATCTTCGCAGAGAACGATGAGATGGCGCTCGGCGCAATCGAAGCCCTCGGCGCAAAAGCCGGGAAGGATGTGAAGGTCTTCGGCTTCGACGGCACGGCTGACGGCGTCGCCGCCGTGAAGAAGGGCACGCTCACCGGCACCATCGCTCAGCAGCCAGCGGAACTGGGTGCGAAGGCCGTGGAGCAGGCGAAAGCTCTGCTGGAGGGCAAGACTGCCGAGAAGGAAATCCCCGTTGAGGTTGTCACCGTCGACGCCACGAACGTTGCTGAGTTCAAGTAA
- a CDS encoding ribokinase, with translation MNTLCVVGSINADLFVHVDRHPTPGETLLGSGGEVLPGGKGANQAVAAALQGANVAFVGAVGDDAYASPALSLLHQAGVDDTHISTVPDVSTGLAVITVSADGENTIVVVPGANATVTKSYVSSIDLPGDMLLLQGEIPADGFAAAVQGFDGRVVVNLAPVVDVPHEQLLRADPLVVNEHEAGLVLEQFGVSAGTASESVQALLDVGFTSVVLTLGAKGALVGTADGLREIPTPVIEAVDTTGAGDAFTGALAARLLAGDDLVVAATHAARVGAYAACRRGAQPSYPSVHDPLP, from the coding sequence ATGAATACCCTCTGTGTGGTTGGTTCTATTAACGCCGACCTGTTCGTTCACGTGGATCGCCACCCCACCCCTGGGGAGACCCTGTTGGGCAGTGGTGGCGAGGTCCTTCCCGGTGGCAAGGGTGCAAACCAAGCAGTCGCCGCTGCCCTGCAGGGCGCCAACGTCGCCTTCGTGGGCGCGGTCGGTGATGATGCCTACGCCTCCCCTGCTCTGTCGCTGCTTCACCAGGCCGGTGTTGACGATACCCACATCTCCACGGTGCCCGATGTGAGCACCGGGCTCGCGGTGATCACGGTGTCCGCGGATGGCGAGAACACCATCGTGGTGGTGCCCGGAGCAAACGCCACGGTCACAAAGTCGTACGTGTCCTCGATCGACCTTCCCGGCGACATGCTGCTGTTGCAAGGCGAAATCCCCGCGGATGGCTTTGCCGCTGCGGTGCAGGGGTTCGACGGTCGCGTGGTGGTGAACCTGGCCCCCGTGGTGGACGTTCCTCACGAGCAGCTGCTGCGCGCCGATCCGCTGGTGGTCAACGAACACGAGGCGGGGCTGGTTCTCGAGCAGTTCGGGGTATCGGCGGGGACGGCGTCGGAAAGCGTGCAGGCCCTGCTTGACGTGGGGTTTACCTCAGTTGTTCTCACGTTAGGGGCGAAGGGCGCGCTCGTTGGCACGGCCGATGGTTTGCGCGAGATCCCTACCCCAGTCATCGAGGCAGTTGACACTACGGGCGCCGGCGATGCGTTCACGGGCGCGCTGGCTGCGCGGTTGTTGGCTGGCGACGACCTGGTGGTGGCGGCGACGCACGCGGCACGCGTCGGGGCCTATGCTGCTTGCCGACGCGGAGCTCAGCCCTCATATCCTTCCGTGCACGATCCACTCCCCTAA
- the rbsD gene encoding D-ribose pyranase, translating into MRKAGILNAELAAAINRLGHSDTFAVADCGLPIPDEVEVIDLALIFGVPSFESVVRAVLAEVVVQEATIADTTPDAVRTLIAAPAVQEVSHEKLKARIADVKFVIRTGETTPFANVIFTSGVAF; encoded by the coding sequence ATGCGTAAAGCAGGCATTCTCAATGCCGAACTAGCCGCCGCGATCAACCGACTCGGGCATTCGGACACTTTTGCGGTCGCGGACTGTGGCCTGCCCATCCCTGATGAGGTCGAGGTCATCGATCTCGCGTTGATATTCGGTGTCCCCTCGTTCGAGTCGGTAGTTCGCGCGGTGCTGGCGGAGGTGGTAGTCCAGGAGGCCACCATCGCGGACACAACCCCAGACGCGGTCCGTACGCTCATTGCCGCCCCTGCTGTCCAGGAGGTCTCACACGAGAAGCTCAAGGCGCGGATCGCTGACGTGAAGTTTGTCATTCGCACCGGAGAAACCACTCCGTTTGCCAATGTCATCTTCACTTCAGGCGTAGCTTTCTAG
- the gdhA gene encoding NADP-specific glutamate dehydrogenase: MSSIEAQVSDYYNKLLLRNAGEPEFHQAVAEVLDSLKIVLEKDPHYADYGLIQRLCEPERQLMFRVPWVDDKGEVQVNRGFRVQFNSAIGPYKGGLRFHPSVNLGIVKFLGFEQIFKNSLTGLPIGGGKGGSDFDPKGKSDAEIMRFCQSFMTELYRHVGEYRDVPAGDIGVGGREIGYLFGQYRRLANQHESGVLTGKGLTWGGSLVRTEATGYGLVYFTKEMMAAHGASLEGSKVIVSGSGNVAIYAIQKAQELGATVIAFSDSSGWVETPNGVDVAKLKEIKEVRRERVSAYVNEVPDAKLHTEGSIWSLPCDVALPCATQNELGGKDATMLADNGCEFVAEGANMPSTAAAIEVYRKRSIHFGPGKAANAGGVATSALEMQQNASRDSWSFEYTDQRLHEIMSGIFKNCAKTAAEYGHEGDYVIGANIAGFKKVADAMLAQGVI; this comes from the coding sequence ATGTCGTCTATCGAGGCACAGGTCTCCGACTACTACAACAAGCTTTTGCTGCGCAACGCGGGCGAGCCTGAGTTTCACCAGGCTGTAGCCGAAGTACTCGACTCCCTCAAGATTGTGCTGGAAAAGGATCCTCACTACGCGGACTACGGTCTCATTCAGCGTCTCTGCGAGCCAGAGCGTCAGCTGATGTTCCGTGTCCCGTGGGTTGATGACAAGGGTGAAGTTCAGGTCAACCGTGGCTTCCGAGTTCAGTTCAACTCTGCAATTGGCCCCTACAAGGGTGGCTTGCGGTTCCACCCATCCGTGAACCTTGGCATTGTGAAGTTCCTCGGCTTCGAGCAGATCTTCAAGAACTCCCTGACCGGCCTTCCTATCGGTGGCGGTAAGGGCGGTTCCGACTTCGACCCTAAGGGCAAGTCCGACGCCGAGATCATGCGTTTTTGCCAGTCCTTCATGACGGAGCTGTACCGCCACGTGGGCGAGTACCGCGACGTCCCAGCCGGTGACATTGGCGTCGGCGGCCGTGAAATCGGCTACCTCTTCGGCCAGTACCGTCGCCTTGCTAACCAGCACGAGTCCGGCGTCCTCACCGGCAAGGGCCTGACCTGGGGTGGATCCCTGGTCCGTACCGAAGCCACCGGCTACGGCCTGGTGTACTTCACCAAGGAAATGATGGCAGCACACGGCGCCTCCCTCGAAGGCTCCAAGGTCATCGTCTCCGGTTCCGGCAACGTGGCTATCTACGCCATCCAAAAGGCGCAGGAGCTCGGCGCTACTGTCATCGCCTTCTCCGACTCCTCCGGCTGGGTAGAGACCCCGAACGGCGTCGATGTTGCCAAGCTCAAGGAGATCAAGGAAGTTCGACGCGAGCGCGTATCCGCCTACGTCAACGAGGTCCCTGACGCTAAGCTGCACACCGAGGGCTCCATCTGGTCCCTGCCATGTGACGTTGCCCTGCCATGTGCTACTCAGAACGAGCTCGGTGGCAAGGACGCAACCATGCTGGCCGATAACGGTTGTGAGTTCGTGGCCGAAGGCGCGAACATGCCTTCCACTGCAGCGGCCATCGAGGTATACCGCAAGCGTAGTATCCACTTTGGCCCAGGTAAGGCTGCTAACGCCGGTGGCGTGGCTACCTCCGCACTGGAAATGCAGCAGAACGCATCCCGAGACTCCTGGAGCTTTGAGTACACCGATCAGCGTCTGCATGAGATCATGTCTGGCATCTTCAAGAACTGTGCGAAGACCGCTGCCGAGTACGGCCACGAGGGTGACTACGTTATCGGCGCTAACATCGCTGGTTTCAAGAAGGTCGCTGACGCCATGCTCGCACAGGGTGTTATCTAA
- a CDS encoding glycerate kinase yields MKILIAPDSFKGTATAHQVAEQLATAIAQEFPDANITTVPLADGGEGTAACFAGTPITLPTTDAAGRLTEATYVYNEDYPEAFIDIAAASGLPAVADHPVPTTGDTYGTGVLIADAVSRGARRITLGLGGSATVDGGTGILVALGATPMNKYGHPLRQGGAALVDFDHFDTAQLNIPAASVEWVLLADVDSPATGPDGAAAVFGPQKGASATDVEKLDAALATLCDRCGIDPARPGFGAAGGTPIALTWLSTMLHGTEAAITLLPGAQVVAASMGLDEQLADADLVITGEGSFDSQSLSGKVTGMVLDRAAAADTPAIVVAGKVKDAPDGVHTIELIDGGIAAQLADAGRRIAEYLKAE; encoded by the coding sequence ATGAAGATTCTAATTGCCCCTGACTCCTTCAAGGGAACCGCCACCGCACACCAGGTAGCCGAGCAACTCGCCACCGCCATTGCCCAAGAATTCCCGGACGCCAACATCACCACTGTTCCCCTTGCGGATGGTGGCGAAGGCACGGCTGCCTGCTTCGCCGGAACCCCCATCACGCTACCCACCACCGACGCCGCGGGACGCCTCACCGAAGCCACCTACGTCTACAACGAGGACTACCCCGAGGCCTTCATCGACATCGCCGCTGCCTCCGGGCTTCCCGCCGTCGCAGACCACCCCGTCCCCACCACCGGAGATACCTATGGCACCGGTGTGCTCATCGCCGACGCGGTATCCCGAGGCGCACGCCGCATCACGTTAGGACTCGGCGGCAGCGCAACCGTTGATGGCGGAACAGGCATCCTCGTGGCCCTTGGCGCCACCCCCATGAATAAATACGGCCACCCCCTCCGTCAAGGCGGCGCCGCCCTCGTGGACTTCGACCACTTCGATACCGCCCAGCTCAACATTCCAGCAGCCTCAGTGGAATGGGTCCTGCTCGCGGACGTGGACTCCCCTGCTACCGGCCCCGATGGCGCAGCAGCGGTGTTCGGTCCGCAAAAGGGCGCCAGTGCAACGGACGTCGAGAAGCTCGATGCTGCGTTGGCTACCCTGTGCGACCGCTGCGGCATCGACCCAGCACGCCCCGGGTTCGGCGCGGCCGGCGGCACCCCCATCGCCCTCACGTGGCTATCGACCATGCTGCACGGAACCGAAGCCGCCATCACGTTGCTGCCCGGCGCGCAGGTCGTCGCGGCGTCGATGGGGCTGGATGAGCAGCTTGCCGACGCCGACCTCGTCATCACCGGCGAAGGCTCATTCGACTCTCAGTCACTCTCCGGGAAAGTGACGGGTATGGTGCTCGATCGCGCTGCCGCGGCCGATACACCGGCGATCGTGGTGGCAGGAAAAGTCAAGGACGCTCCAGATGGGGTGCACACCATCGAGCTGATTGATGGGGGCATCGCCGCGCAGCTTGCCGACGCCGGTCGCCGCATCGCGGAGTACCTTAAGGCTGAATAA
- a CDS encoding DUF4921 family protein gives MSTPLHHRPTPLITMADGTLKQVNPLTGTEVWTVPGRGNRPLSTPVADPRELAPEDHTRACAFCSDNLLSTPPEKSRMVKDGDVWFSRPGVLPAQLHQTTAEFRRVPNLFEIVSYDYWRENYGFEMDADVAAHMQEYLADEQGREHVLAIVRTRLKAAGTPAEVLDTMTQEELLGKAGGYFGGGHDLIIGRRHFVDGATHDNQLASSGTLSVDEHRALIRFTTEAIADLYVRNRYVPYVAVFQNWLKPAGASFDHLHKQLVAIDERGVHAEEEISRLRANPNMYNEWAVDYANYHNLIIAENDHAVAFAGFGHRYPTVEIYSKSAIPEPWLQSADEQDAMSDLMHAIHAATGPEVPCNEEWHHKPIDLDIPMPWRVMIKWRVSNLAGFEGGTKIYLNTLSPQNIRDRMVQGLYRLRDEGRIAPTIRIATEANVARNSLRYNPVLNVTPATVVTN, from the coding sequence ATGAGCACACCGTTACATCACCGCCCAACTCCCCTGATCACTATGGCCGATGGGACCTTGAAGCAGGTTAATCCCCTCACCGGTACAGAAGTGTGGACCGTGCCGGGGCGCGGGAACCGGCCGCTTTCCACCCCGGTGGCGGATCCCCGCGAGCTCGCGCCAGAAGATCACACCCGCGCGTGCGCATTCTGCAGCGACAACCTGCTCAGCACCCCGCCGGAGAAATCACGGATGGTGAAAGATGGCGACGTGTGGTTCAGCCGCCCCGGCGTTTTGCCGGCGCAGCTCCACCAGACCACCGCGGAGTTTCGTCGCGTTCCCAACCTGTTTGAGATCGTCTCCTACGACTACTGGCGGGAAAACTACGGTTTTGAGATGGACGCCGACGTCGCCGCCCACATGCAGGAATATCTCGCAGATGAGCAGGGCCGGGAGCATGTCCTCGCGATTGTCCGCACGAGGCTCAAGGCAGCCGGCACTCCCGCTGAAGTGCTGGACACGATGACGCAGGAAGAGCTCCTCGGGAAGGCGGGCGGATACTTCGGCGGTGGCCATGACTTGATTATTGGGCGACGCCACTTCGTTGACGGGGCCACGCATGACAACCAGTTGGCGTCGTCAGGCACGCTCAGCGTGGACGAACACCGGGCGCTGATTCGCTTTACCACCGAAGCTATCGCAGACCTCTACGTCCGCAACCGCTACGTGCCTTATGTGGCAGTGTTCCAAAACTGGCTGAAACCGGCCGGCGCTTCCTTCGATCACCTGCATAAACAGCTGGTGGCGATCGATGAGCGGGGCGTCCACGCGGAAGAAGAAATCAGCCGACTGCGCGCCAACCCGAATATGTACAACGAGTGGGCTGTGGACTACGCCAACTACCACAACCTCATCATCGCCGAAAACGATCACGCAGTCGCGTTCGCTGGTTTCGGGCACCGCTACCCCACCGTGGAGATCTACTCCAAGTCCGCAATCCCGGAGCCCTGGTTGCAGTCGGCGGACGAACAGGATGCGATGAGCGACCTCATGCATGCGATTCATGCTGCCACCGGCCCGGAAGTGCCGTGCAATGAGGAGTGGCATCACAAGCCTATTGACCTGGATATCCCCATGCCGTGGCGCGTAATGATCAAATGGCGCGTGTCCAACTTGGCCGGTTTCGAAGGTGGAACCAAGATTTACCTCAACACGCTGTCCCCGCAGAATATTAGGGATCGGATGGTACAGGGACTCTACCGACTGCGGGACGAAGGACGCATCGCGCCCACCATCCGCATCGCCACCGAGGCCAACGTCGCACGAAATAGCTTGCGGTATAACCCCGTCCTCAATGTGACGCCCGCTACAGTAGTAACAAACTAA